A genomic region of Capnocytophaga canimorsus contains the following coding sequences:
- a CDS encoding NAD-dependent epimerase/dehydratase family protein produces MTTKVLITGAGGQLGSELVEALANKFGKENIVATDINEKVAEKFSYCTFEVLDIKDIARLEQLVENYQITQIYHLAALLSAVGERNPLFTWDLNMNGLLGVLEIARKKNIDRVFWPSSIAAFGVNTPKKNTPQDAPTAPGTVYGITKISGELWCQYYFEKYGVDVRSLRYPGLIGYKSLPGGGTTDYAVDIYHKAIAGETFSCFLSEDTYLPMMYMPDAIKATLDLMDAPKDQVKVRTSYNVSALSFSPKEVYESILKFIPDFKIEYAPDFRQQIADSWPDSIDDSRARTDWGWKPTYDLDKMSEDIITHLKQSK; encoded by the coding sequence ATGACTACTAAAGTATTGATAACCGGTGCAGGCGGACAGCTAGGCAGTGAATTGGTGGAAGCCTTGGCGAACAAATTTGGCAAAGAAAACATCGTAGCCACAGACATAAACGAAAAAGTAGCTGAAAAATTTTCATACTGCACCTTTGAAGTTTTAGACATAAAAGATATTGCTCGTCTAGAGCAGTTAGTAGAAAACTACCAAATTACCCAAATTTATCATTTAGCGGCATTACTTTCAGCCGTGGGAGAACGAAACCCGTTATTCACTTGGGATTTAAATATGAACGGACTTTTAGGAGTTTTGGAAATCGCTCGTAAAAAGAACATTGACCGTGTGTTTTGGCCTTCATCTATCGCTGCCTTTGGAGTTAATACTCCTAAGAAAAATACACCACAAGATGCTCCTACCGCACCAGGAACTGTTTACGGAATCACTAAAATTTCAGGAGAACTTTGGTGTCAATATTATTTTGAAAAATACGGTGTAGATGTACGTAGTTTGCGCTATCCTGGACTAATTGGCTACAAATCTTTACCTGGAGGAGGTACAACTGACTATGCTGTGGACATTTATCATAAAGCTATTGCAGGGGAAACCTTCTCTTGCTTTTTGTCGGAAGACACTTATTTGCCTATGATGTATATGCCCGATGCCATTAAAGCTACTTTGGATTTGATGGATGCTCCAAAAGATCAGGTTAAGGTACGTACCTCGTATAACGTATCGGCACTATCTTTCTCACCCAAAGAAGTCTATGAAAGTATTTTGAAATTCATTCCTGATTTCAAAATCGAATACGCTCCTGATTTCCGTCAACAAATCGCTGATAGTTGGCCTGATAGCATTGACGACTCTCGTGCAAGAACAGATTGGGGCTGGAAACCCACTTATGACTTAGACAAAATGTCAGAAGATATTATTACCCATTTGAAACAATCGAAATAA
- a CDS encoding YcbK family protein, producing MQLTTHFTKKEFDCRDGSTMPSQAFENVKQLAEQLQVLRDYLGKKITINSGYRSKAYNATLKGASPKSQHLLGKAADIVIEGMTPKKVAETIEKLIAQGKMKQGGIGIYKTFTHYDIRGVKARWDFSKK from the coding sequence ATGCAACTAACAACCCATTTTACAAAGAAAGAATTTGACTGCCGAGATGGTTCCACAATGCCATCGCAGGCATTTGAAAACGTCAAGCAATTGGCTGAACAACTACAAGTTTTGCGGGATTATTTAGGTAAAAAGATAACCATTAACAGCGGTTATCGTTCCAAAGCCTACAACGCTACTTTAAAAGGAGCATCGCCTAAAAGTCAGCACCTTTTAGGCAAAGCCGCCGATATTGTTATCGAGGGAATGACACCTAAAAAAGTCGCCGAGACCATCGAAAAACTAATTGCTCAAGGCAAAATGAAACAAGGTGGCATCGGAATTTACAAAACTTTTACGCACTATGACATTCGTGGTGTGAAAGCAAGGTGGGATTTTTCTAAAAAATAA
- a CDS encoding helix-turn-helix domain-containing protein — translation MKQTNDDISYEINERFSQMIEKKCFGNQKKFAEMIGFAPQVISNIVSGRRSKPSYDVLRSVLSSFVDVNAEWLLTGKGSMLKSEQPQPPVGSVNDKYVAMLEDQLKDKEKINALQEEKIAKLEAEIQTLKSVQGTTVNQFNQPSQNKPITQPLTQSAR, via the coding sequence ATGAAACAAACAAATGACGATATTTCTTATGAAATAAATGAAAGATTTTCGCAAATGATTGAAAAAAAATGTTTTGGAAATCAAAAAAAATTTGCAGAAATGATTGGATTTGCCCCGCAAGTTATATCTAATATTGTGTCGGGTAGAAGAAGTAAGCCAAGCTATGACGTTTTAAGATCTGTTTTATCATCATTTGTTGATGTTAATGCTGAATGGTTACTTACCGGCAAGGGGTCAATGCTTAAAAGTGAGCAACCCCAACCACCGGTGGGATCAGTAAATGATAAATACGTGGCAATGCTTGAGGATCAACTCAAAGATAAAGAGAAAATAAACGCTTTGCAGGAAGAGAAGATAGCTAAATTAGAAGCTGAAATACAAACGTTAAAGTCGGTTCAAGGTACAACGGTCAATCAATTCAACCAACCAAGTCAAAACAAACCAATTACTCAACCACTTACTCAATCCGCCCGTTAA
- the pbpC gene encoding penicillin-binding protein 1C: MKFTFANKLFSKVKKHPLKLLLAFVLLVGYYFCLPQKLFPDAYATVLESSEGYLLGAKIAPDQQWRFPEADSVPYRFATCIKHFEDEYFDYHWGINPISISKAFWQNIKQGRVVRGGSTLTQQIIRLSREQQQRTYFEKLIELILATRLEFRFSKEKILALYASHAPFGGNVVGLDMASWRYFGVTPDQLSWGEAATLAVLPNAPSLIFPGKNQEKLLKKRNSLLSKLYEKGIIDSEAYQLSLSEPLPQKPHELPQIAPHLLELISKKNQGKRIKSSVKIGVQEKVNQIVKGIYAHYSQSEVYNMAVLVADVKTRQILAYVGNSPTDPSHQKDVDIIVAQRSTGSVLKPFLYAAMLNEGDLLPQQLVADIPTQISGYTPQNFNNTYEGAVPADMALAKSLNIPFVLLLKQYSTYRFYDILKQLQLLGIKKHPDHYGLSIILGGAESSLWEMTRSYTNLASELNFFNQKQLYRTQEFQDFTYEASPKIDFGKSVSEKPLLGAGSIWAMFNAMKEVNRPTTDAAWRYYESSRKIAWKTGTSFGNKDAWAIGVTPEYVVGVWIGNATGEGRPSLTGASYASPVMFSVFNTLPPTSWFAKPLDDLTLVSVCETSGHLAKENCPKKQILAPITVKEGTPCPYHRWVHLSKDKNFQVNASCEPLSHIVTTSWFVLPPVMEWFYKNHHIGYKTLPPFRSDCQSQNGFSGLDFIYPKHQSVIYTTKNFGGELQPFIAKAANTEGEVFWYLNDTFLGSTFHFHEMNINASKGKHILRIINPQGDERAILIEVR; the protein is encoded by the coding sequence GTGAAATTTACATTTGCCAATAAATTATTTTCCAAAGTCAAAAAGCATCCGTTAAAGTTGTTGCTTGCTTTTGTTTTACTTGTCGGATATTACTTTTGCTTACCTCAAAAACTCTTCCCTGATGCCTATGCAACGGTACTTGAAAGCTCGGAAGGCTACCTCTTAGGTGCCAAAATAGCCCCCGACCAACAATGGCGTTTTCCAGAGGCTGATTCGGTACCTTACCGATTCGCCACTTGCATAAAACATTTTGAAGATGAGTACTTCGATTATCATTGGGGGATAAACCCCATTTCAATAAGCAAGGCTTTTTGGCAAAACATCAAACAAGGACGTGTAGTGCGTGGAGGTAGCACCCTCACTCAGCAAATCATTCGTCTATCACGTGAGCAACAGCAAAGAACCTATTTTGAAAAACTCATCGAACTGATTTTAGCTACTCGGTTGGAATTTCGATTTTCTAAAGAAAAAATATTAGCGCTATATGCCTCACACGCTCCCTTTGGTGGAAATGTAGTAGGACTTGATATGGCTTCTTGGCGGTATTTTGGAGTTACTCCCGACCAACTCTCGTGGGGCGAAGCAGCCACTTTGGCTGTTTTACCCAACGCCCCTAGTCTCATCTTCCCAGGTAAAAACCAAGAAAAATTGCTTAAAAAACGTAATTCCTTACTATCAAAGCTTTATGAAAAAGGAATCATCGACTCGGAAGCATACCAACTTTCGCTATCAGAACCACTTCCGCAAAAGCCTCACGAACTACCACAAATAGCTCCACACCTACTGGAACTTATCAGCAAAAAAAATCAAGGAAAACGAATAAAGTCCTCCGTAAAAATAGGCGTCCAAGAGAAAGTTAATCAAATTGTCAAAGGAATTTACGCACATTACTCACAGTCAGAGGTGTACAATATGGCTGTTTTAGTGGCAGATGTTAAAACAAGACAAATCTTGGCTTATGTTGGCAATTCACCCACCGACCCATCTCATCAGAAAGATGTAGATATCATTGTAGCTCAACGAAGTACAGGCAGTGTTTTGAAGCCCTTTTTGTATGCCGCAATGCTCAATGAGGGCGATTTGCTCCCCCAACAACTCGTAGCCGATATTCCTACTCAAATTTCAGGCTACACACCTCAAAATTTCAACAATACCTACGAGGGGGCTGTACCTGCCGATATGGCTTTAGCAAAATCATTAAACATTCCTTTTGTTTTGCTACTCAAGCAGTACAGCACGTATCGTTTTTATGATATTCTGAAACAATTACAGCTTTTAGGCATCAAAAAACACCCCGATCATTACGGATTATCCATTATTTTAGGGGGTGCTGAAAGTAGCCTTTGGGAAATGACTCGATCCTATACGAATTTAGCCTCTGAACTTAATTTCTTTAACCAAAAACAATTATACCGAACTCAAGAGTTTCAAGACTTTACTTATGAAGCCTCCCCAAAGATAGATTTCGGCAAATCGGTCTCTGAAAAACCGCTTTTAGGTGCAGGTAGTATTTGGGCAATGTTCAATGCGATGAAGGAAGTGAATCGCCCCACTACCGATGCCGCTTGGCGGTATTACGAATCGTCAAGAAAAATTGCGTGGAAAACCGGAACTAGTTTTGGTAATAAAGATGCGTGGGCGATAGGAGTAACCCCAGAATACGTGGTAGGGGTTTGGATAGGCAATGCCACTGGAGAAGGGCGCCCATCACTTACAGGCGCTTCGTACGCTTCCCCAGTAATGTTCAGCGTGTTTAACACCTTACCACCAACCAGTTGGTTTGCCAAACCCTTAGACGACTTGACTTTGGTTAGTGTTTGTGAAACTTCTGGACATTTAGCTAAAGAAAATTGCCCTAAAAAACAGATTTTAGCCCCAATTACGGTCAAAGAAGGGACACCTTGTCCTTATCACCGATGGGTACACCTAAGCAAAGACAAAAATTTTCAAGTAAATGCCTCTTGCGAACCTTTAAGCCATATCGTAACTACTTCTTGGTTTGTTTTACCTCCAGTTATGGAATGGTTTTACAAAAACCACCATATTGGATACAAAACACTACCTCCTTTTCGCTCAGATTGCCAATCACAAAACGGATTTAGTGGCTTAGACTTCATCTATCCCAAACATCAGAGCGTGATTTATACCACCAAAAATTTCGGAGGAGAGCTACAACCCTTTATTGCCAAGGCAGCCAATACCGAAGGGGAAGTTTTTTGGTATTTGAACGATACCTTTTTGGGCAGTACCTTTCATTTTCACGAGATGAATATTAACGCATCTAAGGGGAAGCACATACTACGCATTATTAACCCTCAAGGCGATGAACGTGCCATCTTAATTGAAGTTCGGTAA
- a CDS encoding DUF4294 domain-containing protein, giving the protein MKYLFFNILYFLLGGFSAFAQLDTLSKEDLQRYEGEVIQLSEVLIFGKERTFDSQEAQRKYLILQSRVKKVYPYARLAAERLEIMEKAMDTMPRRMQKTYTKRMQRYIEQRFTDELKKLSRSQGRILVKLIHRQTGRTSFELVKELRNSWSAFWYNNTAWLYDISLKKPYNPWQDEEDFWIEDILQRAFYKGELQPQDPAYPIDYTELTKQWETKLR; this is encoded by the coding sequence ATGAAATATTTGTTTTTCAATATATTATATTTTTTACTGGGAGGATTTTCTGCTTTTGCACAGCTTGATACTCTCAGCAAAGAAGACTTACAACGTTATGAAGGAGAGGTTATTCAGCTTTCGGAAGTACTTATCTTCGGTAAAGAACGCACCTTTGATAGTCAGGAGGCACAACGCAAATATTTGATTTTGCAAAGTAGGGTAAAGAAGGTGTATCCGTATGCACGATTGGCAGCCGAGCGACTTGAAATTATGGAAAAAGCAATGGATACGATGCCACGCCGTATGCAGAAGACTTACACCAAACGTATGCAACGTTATATAGAACAGCGTTTTACAGACGAACTTAAAAAATTATCTCGCTCACAGGGTCGCATTTTGGTGAAACTTATTCATAGACAAACTGGACGAACTTCTTTTGAATTGGTTAAAGAGTTGCGTAATAGTTGGAGTGCCTTTTGGTATAATAATACTGCTTGGTTGTATGATATTTCCTTAAAAAAGCCTTATAATCCGTGGCAAGATGAAGAAGATTTCTGGATTGAGGACATTCTTCAAAGGGCTTTTTATAAAGGAGAATTACAACCTCAAGACCCTGCTTACCCCATAGATTATACAGAATTGACCAAGCAATGGGAAACAAAACTCCGATAA
- a CDS encoding porin family protein — protein MKKIFKIALVALFGVVGYTANAQETGLSLKAGVNFNGVSGDDVKGAKGVVGFHAGLGYEVGFTDIFAFETGVYFDTRGYKYEVEETILTKKIEAKTNIYSITVPVLAKARFEVLPDVRAFVNAGPFANIGIMGKAKLGDKSEDVKFGNKEDEIERFGYGVNFGAGVEFNKFVVGVGYDLGLSKLHKDIKAYNNAFKVSVGFKF, from the coding sequence ATGAAGAAAATTTTTAAAATTGCCTTAGTGGCATTGTTTGGGGTAGTAGGTTATACTGCTAATGCACAAGAAACGGGTCTCTCGTTAAAGGCGGGGGTGAATTTTAACGGAGTCTCTGGTGATGATGTTAAAGGGGCTAAAGGAGTTGTAGGATTTCACGCTGGATTGGGCTATGAGGTAGGTTTTACCGATATTTTTGCCTTTGAAACGGGGGTGTATTTTGATACCCGAGGTTATAAATATGAAGTAGAAGAAACGATACTTACTAAGAAGATTGAGGCCAAAACAAACATTTATTCGATAACGGTTCCAGTACTCGCTAAAGCTCGTTTTGAAGTACTTCCTGATGTTCGCGCTTTTGTAAATGCAGGTCCTTTTGCCAATATTGGTATTATGGGTAAAGCGAAGTTAGGGGATAAGAGTGAAGATGTAAAATTCGGAAACAAAGAAGACGAAATTGAGCGTTTCGGTTATGGTGTAAACTTTGGTGCTGGTGTGGAGTTTAACAAATTTGTTGTCGGTGTTGGCTACGATTTGGGGCTTAGCAAATTACACAAAGATATTAAAGCGTATAACAATGCCTTTAAAGTGAGTGTAGGTTTTAAATTTTAA
- a CDS encoding helix-turn-helix domain-containing protein, giving the protein MKQNALPLSEQIIALINQTHRNIFLTGKAGTGKTTLLQRVISQTYKNAVVVAPTGIAALNAGGVTIHSLFQLPFASFLPTFSTPSVISEKNRFENRSSLTKHFRMHKNKREIFENLELLIVDEVSMLRADVVDAMDFMLQTIRGNKKPFGGVQVLFIGDLLQLPPVVKNEEWEILRDYYTGLFFFQSKVITDYPLLYVELDKIHRQSDPQFISLLNHLRDNRLTTTDIQLLQSYVQPQFKPEPQSGFITLTTHNASADAINHREMATLTTPEWMYEAEIIGDFPEHMFPIERYIHLKVGARVMFIKNDLSAEKLFYNGKMGEVTALSEDEIQVTLDGGKTIIVERYEWENIRYRVNPTTKDIEEERLGTYTQYPLRLAWAITVHKSQGLTFEKAVLDLDRVFAGGQAYVALSRLRSLNGLVLLHPIPQMGIENSLEVYDYQKNKISKEQLHQVWEMGKTDFIKQQLLDSFLWDNLIGQWQLHSASYKGETGHKNKYQQWAVNQVAQVNHLGSIALKFTEQLRQLFATQTSTQTLYERFEKAYDYFFPQLKQLWYEILRVQGETQSLKKVKQFQGELYDLEMALLGVFRKLIKTKQIIKISQTDAPWDSKTIDIHQLKDLRQSLYLKVLEHLKENQLFVEQESTVKTSKEKSTKTPTHLITLAIWKATQSVALTAQKRMLSESTIYRHLIKLLQEEQIVITELLPKEAIDELTQTFEKEEDISLGNLHAVLQEKYSWDELRLFKTSFLKD; this is encoded by the coding sequence ATGAAGCAAAATGCGTTGCCACTATCAGAACAAATCATAGCATTGATTAACCAAACCCATCGTAATATCTTTCTGACGGGGAAGGCAGGTACAGGCAAAACCACACTTTTACAACGGGTCATATCACAAACCTACAAAAACGCTGTAGTGGTTGCCCCCACAGGTATTGCTGCTCTCAATGCAGGTGGAGTTACTATCCATTCTTTATTTCAATTGCCTTTTGCTTCATTTTTACCTACTTTTTCTACCCCCTCTGTGATAAGCGAAAAAAATCGGTTTGAAAATCGAAGTTCTTTGACCAAACACTTCCGAATGCATAAAAACAAACGTGAAATATTTGAAAACTTAGAACTTTTAATCGTAGATGAGGTAAGTATGCTTCGTGCAGATGTGGTTGATGCTATGGATTTTATGTTGCAAACCATTCGAGGGAACAAAAAACCTTTCGGCGGGGTGCAAGTATTATTCATTGGTGATTTATTACAATTACCTCCAGTGGTGAAAAATGAAGAATGGGAAATACTACGCGATTATTACACAGGACTGTTCTTCTTCCAATCAAAAGTAATTACCGATTATCCTTTACTGTATGTGGAACTGGATAAAATACACAGACAATCTGACCCTCAGTTCATTTCGCTACTAAATCATTTGCGAGACAATCGCTTAACAACTACTGATATACAATTGTTGCAAAGCTATGTACAACCCCAATTCAAACCCGAACCACAGAGCGGTTTCATTACTCTGACCACACACAATGCCTCTGCTGATGCTATCAACCATCGAGAAATGGCAACTCTAACCACGCCAGAATGGATGTACGAGGCCGAAATTATAGGAGATTTCCCAGAGCATATGTTTCCTATTGAGCGGTATATTCACCTGAAAGTAGGTGCCCGTGTAATGTTCATCAAAAACGATTTGTCAGCAGAGAAATTATTTTATAATGGAAAAATGGGGGAAGTTACGGCTTTAAGTGAAGATGAAATTCAGGTCACCCTTGATGGCGGAAAAACGATAATTGTTGAGCGTTACGAGTGGGAAAATATTCGTTATCGTGTAAATCCAACAACTAAAGATATTGAAGAGGAACGCTTGGGTACATACACGCAATACCCTTTACGCTTGGCTTGGGCAATTACTGTACATAAAAGTCAAGGACTTACCTTTGAAAAAGCTGTCCTCGACTTAGATCGTGTTTTTGCAGGAGGACAAGCCTACGTTGCGCTATCGCGTCTGCGTTCGCTCAACGGACTGGTACTTTTGCACCCCATACCGCAAATGGGCATTGAGAACAGTTTAGAAGTATATGATTATCAGAAAAATAAAATCTCAAAAGAGCAACTACATCAGGTTTGGGAAATGGGTAAAACCGATTTTATAAAACAACAATTGCTTGATAGTTTCCTTTGGGATAATTTGATAGGGCAATGGCAATTGCATAGTGCTTCGTACAAAGGTGAAACTGGGCATAAAAACAAATATCAGCAATGGGCTGTAAATCAAGTAGCACAGGTAAACCACTTGGGAAGCATTGCTTTAAAATTCACTGAACAACTTCGGCAACTATTTGCTACACAAACCTCAACACAAACCCTATACGAGCGTTTTGAAAAGGCTTATGACTATTTCTTCCCACAATTAAAACAACTTTGGTATGAAATACTACGCGTACAAGGCGAAACGCAAAGTTTGAAAAAAGTAAAGCAGTTTCAAGGCGAACTTTACGACTTAGAAATGGCTCTTTTAGGGGTATTTCGCAAGCTTATCAAAACCAAACAAATTATTAAAATAAGTCAAACCGATGCGCCTTGGGATAGCAAAACTATTGATATCCATCAACTGAAAGACCTTCGTCAAAGCCTTTATCTAAAAGTATTGGAACATTTAAAAGAAAATCAACTCTTTGTAGAACAAGAAAGTACAGTAAAAACTAGCAAAGAGAAAAGCACCAAAACTCCGACGCATTTGATAACCTTAGCTATTTGGAAAGCAACGCAATCCGTAGCACTCACCGCCCAAAAACGAATGCTTTCAGAAAGTACAATTTATCGGCATTTGATAAAATTATTGCAAGAAGAGCAAATCGTGATTACGGAGCTACTCCCCAAAGAAGCAATTGACGAACTCACCCAAACCTTTGAAAAAGAAGAGGATATATCTTTAGGGAATTTACACGCTGTATTACAAGAAAAATATTCGTGGGACGAACTTCGTCTGTTTAAAACATCGTTTTTAAAAGATTAA
- a CDS encoding glycosyltransferase codes for MQKPLKYSFIIPVFNRPDEIEELLESITKQTYDSDFEVVVVEDGSQISAEQVCLKYADKLHITYLAKPNTGPGDSRNYGMQKARYDYFIILDSDCLLPEHYLEAVDSYLQKHFVDCFGGADAAHPDFSDIQKAINFVMTSFLTTGGIRGSKKGVQRFEPRSFNMGLSRKGYEATNGFGKIHPGEDPDLVIRLWKKGFQTAFIEDAFVYHKRRISWEKFRKQVSKFGQTRPILNHWHPHTRKITFWLPALFSLGLIAALIGTLWGCFAGLYLYGAYFILIAWHSTRVNRSLRIGLLSVWALLIQFFGYGFGFLYATFRLLFSRQSPEVLFPHLFFK; via the coding sequence ATGCAAAAACCGTTAAAATATTCATTTATCATTCCTGTATTTAATCGTCCTGATGAAATTGAAGAGCTGTTAGAAAGTATTACAAAGCAAACGTATGATTCTGACTTTGAAGTTGTAGTGGTCGAAGATGGTTCTCAAATTTCTGCTGAGCAAGTTTGCCTAAAGTATGCCGATAAGTTACACATTACTTATCTTGCCAAGCCAAACACGGGTCCGGGAGATTCTAGGAATTATGGTATGCAAAAGGCAAGATATGATTATTTCATCATTTTAGATTCCGATTGTTTACTCCCAGAACATTACTTGGAAGCGGTGGACAGCTATTTGCAAAAACATTTTGTGGATTGTTTTGGCGGTGCCGATGCCGCTCACCCCGATTTTTCCGATATTCAAAAGGCAATCAATTTTGTAATGACTTCTTTTCTAACCACTGGTGGTATTCGTGGTAGTAAAAAAGGCGTACAACGCTTTGAACCTCGTAGTTTTAATATGGGCTTGTCTCGAAAAGGCTATGAGGCAACAAATGGTTTTGGAAAAATACATCCAGGCGAAGACCCCGATTTAGTCATTCGGCTTTGGAAGAAAGGCTTTCAAACCGCTTTCATTGAAGACGCCTTTGTGTATCATAAACGACGTATCTCTTGGGAAAAATTCCGTAAACAAGTTAGCAAATTTGGGCAAACGCGCCCCATTTTAAACCATTGGCATCCGCATACTCGCAAAATCACATTTTGGTTACCGGCGCTATTTTCGTTAGGATTGATTGCAGCTCTAATAGGTACGTTATGGGGGTGTTTTGCCGGATTATACCTATACGGAGCTTATTTTATACTCATTGCTTGGCATAGTACGCGTGTCAATCGAAGCCTACGCATAGGGCTACTATCTGTTTGGGCATTGCTTATACAATTTTTCGGTTACGGTTTCGGATTTTTATACGCCACTTTTAGGCTTTTGTTTTCCCGTCAAAGTCCTGAAGTGCTTTTTCCACATCTGTTTTTTAAATGA
- a CDS encoding branched-chain amino acid transport system II carrier protein produces MNQTRIVFSVAFAAFSMIFGAGNLILPPFLGLQAGEDWFLMACGFSLSSVLLAVLGMLVHAHLQGTVMDFWGKTPTKMGLIYCFIVYALCVILPAPRTASVTYEMAIAPFANIPSVVFSFIYFALTLLVVFNRTKIIEIIGEYLTPIIIGIIFLVFAIAFLGQHDALLPTAVEAPWIVGLLEGYQTFDAIAGIVVGGVLVVSLDLKGNFNYATKRKIIIYAAIISGFFLFLIYAGLTYMGALFGNDFPQNTSRTDLVSGIGQLTLGKFGNAFLVTLVGIACFTTAVGIIAGAADFIKKICNHSVLAYRITAIVGCSFGVIVGQLDLNTILNITLPFLLFIYPVTILLILLNVVPQNWVTRPIFMGVLIIGFIFGIFDALLWSGLFPSESILNSIPLQQYHLGWLLPSIALWVIFIVYHKIANQSLCKNR; encoded by the coding sequence ATGAATCAAACGCGTATTGTTTTTTCTGTTGCTTTTGCTGCTTTTTCAATGATTTTTGGGGCAGGAAATTTGATTTTACCTCCTTTTCTGGGGTTACAAGCAGGAGAAGATTGGTTTTTGATGGCTTGTGGTTTTTCACTCTCCTCAGTACTTTTAGCGGTTTTAGGAATGCTTGTACACGCTCATTTGCAAGGTACAGTGATGGATTTCTGGGGGAAAACACCTACCAAAATGGGACTTATTTACTGTTTTATAGTTTATGCCTTGTGCGTGATTTTACCTGCCCCAAGAACGGCTTCGGTAACTTATGAAATGGCTATTGCTCCTTTTGCTAATATTCCTTCGGTGGTTTTTAGCTTCATTTATTTCGCTCTTACACTTTTGGTGGTTTTTAATCGTACCAAAATCATTGAAATTATTGGCGAATATCTAACTCCTATCATCATTGGTATTATTTTTTTGGTTTTCGCTATTGCTTTTTTGGGGCAGCACGATGCGCTTTTACCAACCGCTGTGGAAGCTCCGTGGATTGTTGGGCTTTTAGAAGGATACCAAACCTTTGATGCTATCGCAGGTATTGTTGTAGGAGGCGTTTTGGTAGTTTCTTTGGATTTGAAAGGAAATTTCAACTACGCTACCAAACGCAAAATTATTATTTATGCGGCCATCATTAGCGGATTTTTTCTGTTTCTAATCTATGCAGGGCTTACCTATATGGGGGCTCTGTTCGGAAATGATTTTCCGCAGAATACATCGCGAACCGATTTAGTTTCGGGCATTGGTCAGCTTACTTTAGGCAAGTTCGGAAATGCTTTTTTAGTAACTTTGGTAGGTATTGCTTGTTTTACCACGGCTGTCGGAATTATTGCTGGGGCTGCTGATTTTATAAAGAAAATATGTAATCATTCGGTTTTGGCATATCGCATCACGGCTATTGTTGGGTGTAGCTTTGGAGTAATTGTAGGGCAGTTGGACTTAAATACCATACTCAATATTACGCTACCTTTTCTGTTGTTTATTTACCCCGTAACTATTTTGCTTATCCTCCTGAATGTGGTGCCTCAAAATTGGGTTACACGTCCCATTTTTATGGGAGTTTTGATTATCGGATTTATTTTTGGTATTTTCGATGCCCTGCTTTGGAGCGGTTTGTTTCCTTCGGAAAGCATACTCAATTCTATCCCTTTACAGCAGTATCATTTAGGATGGCTTTTGCCTTCAATTGCCCTTTGGGTGATTTTTATTGTGTATCATAAAATTGCAAATCAATCGTTATGCAAAAACCGTTAA